AATTAATCTCTTTTTTGGGGTAAATTGTAAACAACGGTTTTTATCTCTTCCGCCCATTGCATAGGACTTTTTGATTTATTCAACGATTGCCAGGGTATGGGTTCTCCAAAAGTGATGTGGAATGTTTGACCTTTGTTCTTGAACATTTCGCCTGGCAGGTATATAAGTTCTATATTGAATTTTAGTCCCAATGATTTGCGGATATTGGCAAAATTATAAAAGAAGTCTGAGTTTTTCGCGTCGAAGTGGACGGGGATAATATCCCTTTTGTGTTCAATAGCTTTTACGACAAAGTTTTTCATCCATTCCAGATCCTTTATCCGTCCGTTCTGTTTTCGGGAACACAATCCGGCGGGGAAGGTAATGACTTGGTTGTCTGACGTGTAGGCTTCGTTTATGGCTGCGGCCGATAGTTTGGCCTGTGAACCATATTTGTTGACCGGAACAAAAATGGATTCGAGGTTCCTGATGTTTAACAAAACATCGTTAACCAGGTATTTGATTTTCCCCTTATATTTTTCCCCTAAATAAGCCGATAGGCAAATCCCGTCCAGGCCACCCAGCGGGTGATTGGAAGCAAAAACAAATTTTCCCTCCGCGGGAATATTTTCTTCCCCGTGGATTTTTAGGTTGACTTTAAACTCTTTATCCACCAGGGCGAGCATAAAATCAACACCCTGCTTATCCCGGTTACGCTCGATGATCGCATTTAATTCATCCTGATGAATGGTGCGCTTTAAATAATTAACGACAAATTTGGGGATTTTCTTGTAGTGTTTTTTTGCTTTAGCCTGCAAAACACCATCGATATCTAATTTGAAATCAGTTTTTTCCGACATAATGACTTTCCTACGGACTTACAAAAATACAAAATAATTAAGAATAAAGGACAAGCAGATCTCATTTATTTAAAACGGTAGAAATATTCTACACTATTTTATGGGATTAAATAGTGTGTAAGTTGCATCTAATCAGCATTTAAAGAACTTGTTGATAACTTTATTAAAAATAATGTGTGGAAAAGTGGGGGAAAGTGGATTTATTTTGTAATTTTACCGCAAAAATCATAGAATTAAGAATATAGTGTTGCAATTCCTGGGAAATATTGAAGCAAAAACCGATGCGAAGGGGCGGATATTTGTGCCGGCAGTTTTTCGTAAGCGTCTGCAGGGTGCAGAAGAAGAGTTTTTGGTGCTTCGCAAGGATATTTTTCAGGATTGTTTGGTACTTTATCCCGGTACAGTCTGGGAAAACGAGATCGAAACACTCAGGAGCCGGCTCAACAAGTGGAACAAGGAGCAACAGCAGGTTTTCCGTCAGTTTGTGCTCGACGCCGAACGGATTGAAATGGATGCAAGCGGGCGAATTTTAATCCCTAAGCGCTATATGGTGCTGGTGGGTATCGAATCTGAAGTTCGTTTTCTGGGTGTGGATAATACTATTGAGATATGGGCGAAAGAAAAACTCGAAAAGCCGTTGGTTGATCCCGATGAGTTTTCAGAAAGGTTGCAAGAGCTGATGTCCTGATGTGTCCATGAATTTAAAAATATACCACATACCGGCATTGCTTCAAGAAAGTGTAGGTGGGTTGAATATCCGTCCCGATGGGGTTTATGTTGACGTGACATTTGGAGGAGGTGGGCACTCGAAAGAAATATTGAAGCGGTTGGGAAAGAATGGCAGACTGCTTGCCTTTGACCAGGATGAAGATGCATACCAAAACCATATCCCGGACCCGCGTTTCACATTCGTAAAAAGTAATTTTCGATTTTTGAAGAATTTTCTGCGCTATCACCGGATAGATGAGGTGGATGGAATTCTTGCCGATTTAGGGGTGTCGTCGCATCATTTTGACGATTCGGATCGTGGATTTTCCTTTCGGTTGCCGGGAGATCTGGATATGCGGATGAACCGGCTGTCCAGAAAAACAGCCGCTGATGTTTTGAATGAATATTCGGAAGAGAAGTTGTCGGATATTTTTTTCTTTTACGGGGAATTGAAAAGTGCGCGGAAGATTGCAACGGCCGTTTCTGCTTATCGCCGGTCGAAAAAGATCGGTGCCGTTTCTGATTTCCTGGAGATTATGAAGCCGTTCGCCTTTCGAGAAAAAGAAAATAAAACCCTGGCTCAGGCTTTTCAGGCGTTGCGTATTGAGGTGAATGATGAGCTGGAAGCGCTGGAGAAAATGTTGATCCAGGGACTGGAGATGCTGAAATCCGGTGGGCGATTCAGTGTCATTTCCTATCATTCGCTGGAGGACCGGTTAGTGAAGAATTTCTTTAAGGCCGGAAATTTCGAGGGGCATATCATCAAGGATTTTTACGGTAACAGGGAAACCCCGTTTGAATTGATCAACAGGAAAGTGATTGTTCCAACG
This portion of the Petrimonas sulfuriphila genome encodes:
- a CDS encoding 1-acyl-sn-glycerol-3-phosphate acyltransferase; protein product: MSEKTDFKLDIDGVLQAKAKKHYKKIPKFVVNYLKRTIHQDELNAIIERNRDKQGVDFMLALVDKEFKVNLKIHGEENIPAEGKFVFASNHPLGGLDGICLSAYLGEKYKGKIKYLVNDVLLNIRNLESIFVPVNKYGSQAKLSAAAINEAYTSDNQVITFPAGLCSRKQNGRIKDLEWMKNFVVKAIEHKRDIIPVHFDAKNSDFFYNFANIRKSLGLKFNIELIYLPGEMFKNKGQTFHITFGEPIPWQSLNKSKSPMQWAEEIKTVVYNLPQKRD
- a CDS encoding division/cell wall cluster transcriptional repressor MraZ — encoded protein: MLQFLGNIEAKTDAKGRIFVPAVFRKRLQGAEEEFLVLRKDIFQDCLVLYPGTVWENEIETLRSRLNKWNKEQQQVFRQFVLDAERIEMDASGRILIPKRYMVLVGIESEVRFLGVDNTIEIWAKEKLEKPLVDPDEFSERLQELMS
- the rsmH gene encoding 16S rRNA (cytosine(1402)-N(4))-methyltransferase RsmH — protein: MNLKIYHIPALLQESVGGLNIRPDGVYVDVTFGGGGHSKEILKRLGKNGRLLAFDQDEDAYQNHIPDPRFTFVKSNFRFLKNFLRYHRIDEVDGILADLGVSSHHFDDSDRGFSFRLPGDLDMRMNRLSRKTAADVLNEYSEEKLSDIFFFYGELKSARKIATAVSAYRRSKKIGAVSDFLEIMKPFAFREKENKTLAQAFQALRIEVNDELEALEKMLIQGLEMLKSGGRFSVISYHSLEDRLVKNFFKAGNFEGHIIKDFYGNRETPFELINRKVIVPTEQEQVDNPRSRSAKLRIAEKI